A genomic window from Thermococcus nautili includes:
- the mobA gene encoding molybdenum cofactor guanylyltransferase MobA — MIGAVLAGGRGRRFGGDKLLYKINGRPLILYTIERLETARRIDEIILVASKDNAEKLERLGYRVVVDELLIGPMGGVYTALNLGDAFVVAGDMPLLIPEFIDYIIEEFKNSGKIACVPRWENGYLEPLHAAYSRAFREILEEKIKSGNYALNRAIREANPCYLPIESLPGEWRESFFNVNTREDLGRIQKG; from the coding sequence ATGATTGGGGCAGTTCTGGCCGGCGGAAGGGGCAGGCGCTTCGGGGGCGACAAGCTACTCTACAAAATCAACGGCAGGCCTTTGATTCTTTACACCATCGAGAGGCTTGAAACCGCCAGAAGAATCGACGAGATAATCTTAGTTGCCTCGAAGGACAACGCGGAAAAACTTGAGAGGCTCGGCTACCGCGTGGTCGTTGATGAGCTCCTTATAGGCCCGATGGGGGGCGTTTACACCGCCTTGAACCTCGGCGATGCCTTTGTCGTTGCCGGCGACATGCCCCTACTCATCCCCGAGTTCATTGATTACATAATTGAAGAATTCAAGAATAGCGGAAAAATAGCCTGCGTGCCGAGGTGGGAGAACGGCTACCTCGAACCCCTTCACGCCGCTTATTCCAGGGCTTTCCGCGAAATCCTTGAGGAGAAGATAAAAAGTGGAAACTACGCCCTCAACAGGGCAATCCGCGAGGCTAATCCCTGCTACCTCCCGATAGAGTCTCTCCCCGGGGAGTGGCGCGAGAGCTTCTTCAACGTGAACACGAGGGAGGATTTGGGGAGGATACAAAAGGGATAA
- a CDS encoding hydrogenase large subunit, translated as MVTTRDLEAHFEFECRACEKGQCRKADVNTILAERKGLKEFYEAFKEHIRECKRMSYGQYQFVIDREVLPEAVLWWHNHPEFKETHLSTAVGTDERPLNGHFVYMPFLNVQVEPENMDENYYVFLRAYLPADDPSFPSVAAKLPAALWIEREVKDLLGFNPVGHPDPRRLILPEDWPEGVYPLRKDMDYRHSPMAETKTEFREKPEGTTLVPMGPVHMGIEEPAHFRLFVKGEEIVDVDYRGFYSHRGIEKTGEGRLTYNQVLFLAERICGICGYQHSVSYAMAVERLADVEIPDRARYIRTLMLELERIHNHLLWVGIAAHLVGYDTGFMHAWRIREPVMWLVERLTGNRKQYGMNIVGGVRRDILDYRKEEILKVVKQIREETKKFLDIALNTNTFIKRAEGVGILPYKVAKAYSVLGPTARASGRRIDTRLDQATKTAMAYNEVDFKVPVYKEGDVLARVLVRMDELFESLWIVEQLIDQMPGGDIMVPIGDLPEYEEALGFTEAHRGEVVHYVMTGEKNKVYRWKVRAPTYNNLPAVPEMLKGYHVADAPLIIASIDPCYSCTERVQFVDVQTGKVKVLTEAEFNELSIKYRGVF; from the coding sequence ATGGTAACGACGAGGGATTTGGAGGCTCACTTCGAGTTTGAGTGCAGGGCCTGTGAAAAGGGCCAGTGCAGAAAGGCGGACGTTAACACAATCCTTGCCGAGAGAAAGGGCCTCAAGGAGTTTTACGAGGCCTTCAAGGAGCACATAAGGGAATGCAAGAGGATGAGCTACGGTCAGTACCAGTTCGTGATTGACAGGGAAGTCCTTCCGGAGGCGGTGCTCTGGTGGCACAACCACCCTGAGTTCAAGGAGACCCACCTCTCAACCGCCGTTGGAACCGACGAGAGGCCCCTCAACGGCCACTTCGTCTACATGCCCTTCCTCAACGTCCAGGTTGAGCCTGAGAACATGGACGAGAACTACTACGTCTTCCTCAGGGCGTACCTCCCGGCCGACGACCCGAGCTTCCCGAGCGTCGCGGCAAAGCTTCCGGCCGCGCTCTGGATAGAGAGAGAAGTTAAAGACCTGCTCGGTTTCAACCCCGTTGGCCACCCGGACCCGAGGAGGCTCATATTGCCTGAGGACTGGCCGGAGGGAGTTTACCCGCTCAGGAAGGACATGGACTACAGGCACTCACCGATGGCCGAGACCAAGACCGAGTTCAGGGAGAAGCCTGAGGGAACGACGCTCGTCCCGATGGGCCCGGTTCATATGGGTATCGAGGAGCCGGCCCACTTCAGGCTCTTCGTCAAGGGCGAGGAGATAGTTGACGTGGACTATCGCGGTTTCTACTCCCACAGGGGAATCGAGAAGACCGGTGAGGGCAGGCTTACCTACAACCAGGTTCTCTTCCTCGCCGAGAGAATCTGTGGAATCTGTGGTTACCAGCACTCGGTAAGCTACGCGATGGCCGTTGAGCGCCTGGCCGACGTCGAAATCCCTGACAGGGCACGCTACATAAGAACGCTGATGCTCGAACTGGAGAGGATTCACAACCACCTGCTCTGGGTCGGCATTGCCGCTCACCTCGTCGGCTACGACACCGGCTTCATGCACGCGTGGAGAATCCGTGAGCCCGTCATGTGGCTCGTCGAGCGCTTAACCGGAAACAGGAAGCAGTACGGAATGAACATCGTCGGTGGAGTTAGGAGGGACATCCTTGACTACCGCAAGGAAGAGATACTCAAGGTGGTCAAGCAGATACGCGAGGAAACCAAGAAGTTCCTCGACATAGCTCTGAACACCAACACCTTCATCAAGCGCGCTGAGGGAGTCGGAATACTGCCCTACAAGGTTGCCAAGGCCTACTCCGTCCTCGGACCGACTGCAAGGGCCAGCGGAAGGAGGATTGACACGAGGCTTGACCAGGCAACGAAGACTGCCATGGCCTACAACGAGGTTGACTTCAAGGTTCCGGTCTACAAGGAGGGCGACGTCCTCGCGAGGGTTCTCGTCAGGATGGACGAGCTCTTCGAGAGCCTCTGGATAGTGGAACAGCTCATTGACCAGATGCCTGGCGGAGACATTATGGTTCCAATCGGCGACCTGCCCGAGTACGAGGAGGCCCTTGGATTCACCGAGGCCCACCGCGGTGAAGTGGTTCACTACGTCATGACCGGCGAGAAGAACAAGGTCTACCGCTGGAAGGTGAGGGCGCCGACCTACAACAACCTGCCGGCTGTGCCGGAGATGCTCAAGGGCTACCACGTAGCCGATGCACCGCTCATCATAGCGAGCATCGACCCGTGCTACTCCTGTACCGAGAGGGTTCAGTTCGTTGACGTCCAGACCGGCAAGGTGAAGGTTCTCACCGAGGCCGAGTTCAACGAGCTCTCAATCAAGTACAGGGGGGTGTTCTGA
- a CDS encoding proton-conducting transporter transmembrane domain-containing protein, whose translation MILEYAIGAFILGGLVGLIRDYKATVKASSFMAFLGSLALLWQVYAVYTNGPVSGSLFGIPVKVDDLSIIFLLIIGLVGAAASLFAINYMELFEKVGKGWVYAIAYNTFLASMALVVTADSMEYFVMGWELMTLSSFILVFFSERPRDTDASVKYYITMHFLDTIPLFLALGTAYSLVGGFDELTFENIASAMATASTSTKLVFTALLMIAFMTKSGMIPFQFWVAETYRAAPTSVSAVMAGAMEKVALYGLIALIWRTVGTSYGLGLFVAVIGAITLTVGTLYALRETNAKRLLAYHSIGQMGYIWLGLGIGMALIPKGGFLGAVGALGAFAGLFHALNHAIFKASLFLSAGAVEYRTGTVDLNELGGLGKTMKVTALAALFASLAISGVPPFNGFISKWLIYVSGYYSNSYVLALGAVLAAFISAATLASFIKFYGTQFGGEMKRYENVQEVPAGMLVGQWILAGLTLLIGVFPGTVTGILNVFNAPISDGVYKIGFQSVVFSPVLFVIVLGILTFGLYLVFKPEYKEAKPWDCGSTEIDEDEYRINAEGYYIKYEEKIGSFYHLGDWFYRVGAGIIRYIVRAYLWMASYFTKIVDTPYTRIETLDDLREREIMHIDEEVFKPLIRFLNIARDVIPGIRLGTFIVIALVVVGAIVGLLIVM comes from the coding sequence ATGATACTCGAATACGCGATTGGGGCGTTCATCCTCGGTGGTCTCGTCGGCCTGATTAGGGACTACAAGGCCACGGTTAAGGCGTCAAGCTTCATGGCGTTCCTCGGTTCACTCGCCCTCCTCTGGCAGGTTTATGCCGTCTACACCAACGGCCCCGTTTCGGGAAGCCTCTTTGGAATCCCCGTCAAGGTGGACGACCTCTCAATAATCTTCCTCCTCATAATCGGCCTCGTTGGAGCGGCCGCTTCCCTCTTCGCGATAAACTACATGGAGCTCTTTGAGAAGGTCGGCAAGGGCTGGGTCTACGCGATAGCCTACAACACCTTCCTCGCGAGTATGGCCCTCGTCGTTACCGCGGACAGCATGGAGTACTTTGTCATGGGCTGGGAGCTCATGACCCTCAGCTCGTTCATACTGGTCTTCTTCAGCGAGAGGCCGAGGGACACCGACGCGAGCGTCAAGTACTACATCACCATGCACTTCCTCGACACGATTCCGCTCTTCCTCGCCCTGGGAACCGCCTACTCCCTCGTCGGCGGCTTCGACGAGCTCACCTTTGAGAACATAGCGAGCGCTATGGCAACCGCATCCACGAGCACCAAGCTGGTCTTCACGGCGCTCCTCATGATAGCCTTCATGACCAAGTCGGGAATGATACCCTTCCAGTTCTGGGTTGCCGAGACCTACCGCGCGGCGCCGACCAGCGTTTCAGCCGTCATGGCCGGTGCGATGGAGAAGGTTGCCCTCTACGGTCTCATCGCCCTCATCTGGAGAACCGTCGGAACGAGCTACGGCCTCGGCCTCTTCGTTGCCGTGATAGGTGCCATAACCCTCACCGTTGGAACCCTCTACGCACTCAGAGAGACGAACGCCAAGAGACTCCTCGCCTACCACTCGATAGGCCAGATGGGCTACATATGGCTCGGCCTTGGAATAGGAATGGCACTCATCCCGAAGGGTGGCTTCCTCGGCGCCGTTGGAGCCCTCGGTGCCTTCGCGGGACTCTTCCACGCCCTCAACCACGCGATATTCAAGGCCTCGCTCTTCCTCTCTGCCGGAGCCGTTGAGTACAGAACCGGAACCGTTGACCTCAACGAGCTCGGCGGTCTCGGCAAGACCATGAAGGTAACCGCCTTGGCGGCGCTCTTCGCCTCGCTCGCCATAAGCGGTGTTCCGCCCTTCAACGGCTTCATCAGCAAGTGGCTCATCTACGTTTCCGGTTATTACTCGAACAGCTACGTTTTGGCCCTCGGCGCAGTACTGGCTGCCTTCATCAGCGCCGCTACGCTTGCATCGTTCATCAAGTTCTACGGAACCCAGTTCGGCGGTGAGATGAAGCGCTACGAGAACGTTCAGGAGGTCCCGGCCGGAATGCTCGTTGGCCAGTGGATTCTCGCTGGTCTAACGCTCCTCATCGGCGTCTTCCCGGGAACCGTCACCGGAATCCTCAACGTCTTCAACGCCCCGATAAGCGATGGCGTTTACAAGATAGGCTTCCAGTCCGTGGTGTTCTCGCCGGTGCTCTTCGTGATAGTCCTCGGAATACTGACCTTCGGACTCTACCTCGTCTTCAAGCCCGAGTACAAGGAGGCCAAGCCCTGGGACTGCGGTTCAACAGAGATAGACGAGGACGAGTACAGGATAAACGCGGAGGGCTACTACATCAAGTACGAGGAGAAGATAGGCTCGTTCTACCACCTCGGCGACTGGTTCTACCGCGTTGGAGCCGGAATAATCCGCTACATCGTCAGGGCCTACCTCTGGATGGCGAGCTACTTCACCAAGATAGTCGACACCCCGTACACCAGGATAGAGACCCTCGACGACCTCCGCGAGAGGGAAATCATGCACATAGACGAGGAGGTCTTCAAGCCACTCATCAGGTTCCTCAACATAGCCAGGGACGTCATCCCGGGAATAAGGCTCGGCACCTTCATCGTCATAGCCCTCGTTGTCGTTGGGGCTATCGTGGGACTGCTAATAGTCATGTGA
- a CDS encoding NADH-quinone oxidoreductase subunit B family protein: MGRRLKSVWVYHVDAGSCNGCDIEVLDVLSPYYDLERLGIKVIPNPRHADALFITGPLTRQTRVMLKKAYEAMPPKPRIVVAIGTCASSGGIFYNSYALYNTSPQRGRDRLRSGGPEMIVPIDMYIPGCPPSPEEILYGVAQLLGIKEKKMKGEYWVALPPKETPKAENEVEFRIPDRPIPLRYWLTLREELRRVVGYYDREAVLEDFMALVEKAFESDNPREKLHDLVTGYFLKEKDSRIKVAMRFLENEFWKLYDEYHSLGEAIKRKYPVTAGV; encoded by the coding sequence ATGGGAAGAAGGCTCAAGTCCGTCTGGGTCTATCACGTTGATGCTGGTTCATGTAACGGCTGTGACATCGAGGTGCTCGACGTCCTCAGCCCGTACTACGACCTTGAGAGGCTCGGTATCAAGGTCATCCCCAACCCGAGGCACGCCGATGCCCTCTTCATCACCGGCCCGCTCACGAGGCAGACGAGGGTAATGCTCAAGAAGGCCTACGAGGCCATGCCACCGAAGCCGAGGATAGTGGTCGCTATAGGAACCTGCGCCTCAAGCGGTGGAATCTTCTACAACAGCTACGCCCTATACAACACCTCCCCCCAGCGCGGAAGGGACAGACTCAGGAGCGGTGGACCGGAGATGATAGTGCCGATAGACATGTACATCCCCGGCTGTCCGCCGAGCCCGGAGGAGATACTCTACGGCGTCGCCCAACTGCTCGGTATCAAGGAGAAGAAGATGAAGGGCGAATACTGGGTCGCACTCCCGCCGAAGGAGACGCCCAAGGCCGAGAACGAGGTCGAGTTCAGAATCCCCGACAGGCCGATACCGCTCCGCTACTGGCTTACCCTTCGCGAGGAGCTCAGGCGCGTCGTTGGCTACTATGACAGGGAGGCCGTCCTTGAGGACTTCATGGCCCTCGTCGAGAAGGCCTTCGAGAGCGACAACCCGAGGGAGAAGCTCCACGACCTCGTCACCGGCTACTTCCTCAAGGAGAAGGACTCCAGGATAAAGGTCGCCATGCGCTTCCTCGAAAACGAGTTCTGGAAGCTGTACGACGAGTACCACTCCCTCGGAGAGGCAATTAAGAGGAAGTACCCCGTGACGGCGGGTGTCTGA
- a CDS encoding 4Fe-4S dicluster domain-containing protein, whose translation MAESLSYTEKLKKWNRFEVEKFSKKAPVTTPYPFIDIEKPPEYRGIPHINPEKCIGCGACVNACPPDALILEWDKEHGVKRLTFNAARCIRCHRCVEVCPTGAMEPTNIFEIATDNKEDLVEVVEHKLAYCEECGEYLDFTERQIEYVRNILPKEIFEMYALEDRIGLTQEAKMRKTVEKLRETEGIPVSAFMLVKKGGEE comes from the coding sequence ATGGCCGAGAGCCTCTCCTACACCGAGAAGCTCAAGAAGTGGAACCGCTTCGAGGTCGAGAAGTTCAGCAAGAAGGCCCCTGTCACCACTCCCTATCCTTTTATTGACATCGAGAAGCCACCCGAGTACCGCGGAATCCCGCACATCAACCCCGAGAAGTGCATAGGCTGTGGTGCCTGTGTCAACGCCTGCCCGCCCGATGCCCTAATCCTCGAGTGGGACAAGGAGCACGGTGTTAAGAGGCTCACCTTCAACGCGGCGCGCTGTATAAGGTGCCACCGCTGTGTGGAGGTTTGCCCGACCGGCGCGATGGAACCGACGAACATCTTCGAGATAGCGACCGACAACAAGGAAGATTTGGTAGAGGTCGTCGAGCACAAGCTCGCTTACTGCGAGGAGTGTGGCGAATACCTTGACTTCACCGAGAGGCAGATTGAGTACGTTAGGAACATCCTGCCGAAGGAAATCTTTGAGATGTACGCCCTTGAAGACAGAATCGGCCTGACCCAGGAGGCAAAGATGCGCAAGACCGTCGAGAAGCTCAGGGAGACCGAGGGAATTCCAGTCTCGGCCTTCATGCTCGTGAAGAAGGGGGGTGAGGAGTGA
- a CDS encoding hydrogenase 3 maturation endopeptidase HyCI: MNLEELFQNAKRVVICGIGNDIRGDDAFGVLVAERLKELLDNPDVLVLNCGEVPENYTGKIASFKPDLVVLVDAVDFGGEVGEYIIADPEGTLGEAISTHGLPLKFVTQFMKTLVKAEFVLIGCQPGSTGLFQEPSELIKERAERLAELLAGILKRDKPSTM; the protein is encoded by the coding sequence ATGAACCTTGAAGAACTCTTCCAGAACGCGAAAAGGGTCGTTATCTGCGGAATTGGAAACGACATCAGGGGAGATGACGCCTTCGGCGTTCTGGTCGCGGAGAGGCTGAAGGAGTTGCTGGACAACCCCGACGTCCTCGTGCTGAACTGCGGGGAAGTTCCTGAGAACTACACTGGCAAGATAGCAAGCTTTAAACCTGACCTCGTCGTCCTCGTCGATGCCGTTGATTTCGGCGGTGAAGTCGGCGAGTACATCATAGCCGACCCGGAGGGGACGCTCGGAGAGGCGATATCGACGCACGGCCTTCCGCTGAAGTTCGTTACACAGTTCATGAAGACGCTGGTCAAGGCGGAGTTCGTGCTCATAGGCTGTCAGCCCGGGTCGACGGGCCTCTTTCAGGAGCCGAGCGAGCTTATAAAGGAGCGCGCCGAGAGGCTGGCGGAACTACTGGCGGGGATTCTAAAAAGGGATAAGCCCTCAACAATGTAA
- a CDS encoding Mrp/NBP35 family ATP-binding protein: protein MIDPREIAISARLENVKRIIPVVSGKGGVGKSLISTTLALALAEKGYKVGLLDLDFHGASDHVILGFEPKEFPEEDKGVVPPTVHGIKFMTIAYYTENRPTPLRGKEISDALIELLTITRWDELDYLVIDMPPGLGDQLLDVLRFLKRGEFLVVATPSKLALNVVEKLIQLLLEEKHQVLGVVENMKLDNEEDVRKLAERYNVPYLIGIPFYPDLDAKIGNVEELMKTEFAEKVKELAGKL from the coding sequence ATGATTGACCCGCGCGAGATAGCCATAAGCGCGAGGCTTGAGAATGTCAAGAGGATAATCCCCGTCGTCAGCGGGAAGGGGGGAGTAGGAAAATCGCTCATCTCGACGACCCTCGCTTTAGCTCTGGCCGAGAAGGGCTATAAGGTCGGCCTGCTTGACCTTGACTTCCACGGGGCAAGTGACCACGTGATTCTCGGCTTCGAGCCGAAGGAGTTCCCTGAGGAGGACAAAGGCGTTGTCCCGCCTACCGTTCACGGGATAAAGTTCATGACCATAGCCTACTACACCGAGAACAGGCCCACACCGCTCCGCGGTAAGGAGATAAGCGACGCCCTCATCGAGCTCCTCACGATAACGCGCTGGGACGAGCTTGACTACCTCGTCATCGACATGCCACCTGGACTCGGCGACCAGCTGTTGGATGTCCTCCGCTTCCTCAAGAGGGGTGAGTTCCTCGTCGTTGCAACCCCGTCGAAGCTCGCCCTCAACGTCGTCGAGAAGCTCATACAGTTGCTCCTCGAGGAGAAGCACCAGGTCCTCGGCGTCGTCGAGAACATGAAATTGGACAACGAGGAAGACGTCAGGAAGCTCGCCGAGCGCTACAACGTCCCGTACCTCATCGGCATACCCTTCTATCCGGACCTCGACGCGAAGATTGGAAACGTCGAGGAGCTCATGAAGACCGAGTTCGCGGAGAAGGTTAAGGAGCTTGCGGGGAAGCTGTGA
- a CDS encoding putative toxin-antitoxin system toxin component, PIN family has protein sequence MAGNREKAKGHGLGVVIETSALISFLLSKNPKRNAVAFILELIRRGILINYASSETVAEMRYKLAHPKIMALYSRVPESSRVPLQNPARVLRFIEEHSQFVTPKKQVKLCRDESDDKWIEVAVEGDAFAIVTYDRDLLDMRNESMKIEVENTKIYVVTGLELIELLRKKKLVGEDSQ, from the coding sequence ATGGCTGGAAATCGAGAGAAAGCTAAGGGCCATGGGCTTGGAGTTGTGATTGAGACATCGGCCCTGATATCGTTTCTCCTCAGCAAAAACCCGAAAAGGAACGCTGTTGCATTCATTTTAGAGCTAATCCGCCGGGGAATCCTCATAAACTATGCTTCTTCCGAAACCGTAGCGGAGATGAGATACAAGCTCGCGCACCCGAAGATAATGGCACTGTACTCAAGAGTTCCCGAAAGCTCCAGAGTTCCCCTTCAGAACCCCGCGAGGGTTCTAAGGTTTATTGAAGAGCACAGCCAGTTCGTCACGCCAAAAAAGCAGGTCAAACTGTGCAGAGATGAGAGCGATGACAAGTGGATTGAAGTCGCAGTTGAGGGCGATGCGTTTGCCATAGTTACCTACGACCGAGACCTTCTCGATATGAGAAACGAAAGCATGAAAATTGAAGTTGAAAACACGAAAATTTACGTCGTAACGGGCCTTGAGCTTATCGAGCTGTTGAGAAAAAAGAAGCTCGTAGGGGAGGATAGTCAATGA
- the hypA gene encoding hydrogenase nickel incorporation protein HypA produces the protein MHEWALADAIVRTVLDYAQREGAKRVKAVKVVLGELQDVAEDIVKFAMEQMFAGTIAEGAEIIFEEEEAVFKCRNCGHTWKLKEVKDQFDERIKEDIHFIPEVVHAFLACPKCGSHDFEVVQGRGVYVAGIMIEKEGEA, from the coding sequence ATGCACGAGTGGGCGCTGGCGGATGCCATAGTTAGAACCGTCCTCGACTACGCCCAGAGGGAGGGGGCAAAGAGGGTAAAGGCCGTCAAGGTCGTTCTCGGCGAACTACAGGACGTCGCGGAGGACATAGTGAAGTTCGCGATGGAGCAGATGTTCGCGGGAACGATTGCAGAGGGGGCCGAGATAATCTTCGAGGAGGAAGAGGCGGTCTTCAAGTGCCGCAACTGCGGGCACACCTGGAAGCTCAAGGAGGTCAAGGACCAGTTCGACGAGCGCATAAAGGAGGACATCCACTTCATTCCCGAGGTCGTTCACGCGTTTCTGGCATGCCCGAAGTGCGGGAGCCACGACTTTGAGGTCGTCCAGGGTAGGGGCGTTTACGTTGCCGGGATAATGATTGAGAAGGAGGGAGAGGCATGA
- a CDS encoding respiratory chain complex I subunit 1 family protein — MKMETTAKLAFSFIGVLLTFLLPPYLDGIARRVKARLQYRRGPPLMQTWYDLNKLFSLPSVKPTKSALFTWAPFLALASAVIGALLLPYGNVVPIDIGFNLVVFFYVILMVSVFLMLAGLSVQNAFSHLGSAREMQIILTVEPLIAVLYGVLAYNAGSLNIADIISNLHLTPSLVMTYVLLAYALYVESGFMPFDIAEAEQEVIGGPLSEYSGRLLGVFYYAIYIKRFALLWFFVSLLVLPWVGPIDTTLKAAEVLAVQFLLTVALYPVIASLEATNARLRIDHVVKMNTRAFFAGIIILAIAFMGW; from the coding sequence ATGAAAATGGAGACGACGGCCAAGCTCGCCTTCAGCTTTATCGGTGTGCTCCTGACCTTCCTCCTGCCCCCTTACCTCGACGGAATAGCGAGAAGGGTTAAGGCAAGGCTCCAGTACAGGCGCGGGCCACCGCTCATGCAGACCTGGTACGACCTCAACAAGCTCTTCAGCCTTCCGTCGGTTAAGCCGACCAAGAGCGCGCTCTTCACCTGGGCACCTTTCCTTGCCCTCGCCTCGGCCGTAATCGGCGCTCTCCTCCTTCCCTACGGAAACGTGGTGCCCATTGACATAGGCTTCAACTTAGTGGTGTTCTTCTACGTGATACTGATGGTCAGCGTGTTCCTCATGCTCGCTGGTCTGAGCGTCCAGAACGCCTTCAGCCACCTCGGTTCGGCCAGGGAGATGCAGATAATCCTCACCGTCGAGCCCCTCATAGCCGTCCTCTACGGAGTCCTCGCTTACAACGCGGGCTCGCTCAACATAGCTGACATCATCTCGAACCTTCACCTAACGCCCTCGCTCGTCATGACCTACGTCCTGCTCGCCTACGCGCTCTACGTCGAGAGTGGCTTCATGCCCTTCGACATAGCGGAGGCGGAGCAGGAGGTTATAGGCGGTCCGCTCAGCGAGTACAGCGGAAGGCTCCTCGGAGTCTTCTACTACGCCATCTACATCAAGCGCTTCGCCCTGCTGTGGTTCTTCGTCAGCCTGCTCGTCCTCCCGTGGGTCGGGCCGATAGACACGACTCTCAAGGCGGCAGAGGTGCTCGCGGTTCAGTTCCTCCTGACGGTGGCTTTATATCCGGTCATAGCCTCACTCGAAGCAACGAACGCGAGGCTCAGGATTGACCACGTTGTTAAGATGAACACGAGGGCTTTCTTTGCGGGAATAATTATCCTCGCCATAGCGTTCATGGGGTGGTGA